TGAATTTAGCActtgagaccataatgactcattgaaaaaatgtattgtctCAGTATTTCAtgagaagttgatgctttttgaacgGGAGTCTATTGGAGCTAGGGACTTCTTGGAGCCAGCACCTAGCGGCCGTCAATGGAATTGCACTTTAAGGGACTTGTGCATTGGCTTCAATGGTGTGGTtgttaaataacattaaactgtTAATTATTTATGATTCACGCcaagttttattaatttttccCTTGAATAAATTGGTAATCCCACACTGGCCAGTGCCAAGAGAATCAGTGCTGTTATTTGTTTTGACAAATGTGCACAAACTAAGCATTTATATTTAGTCAGTGCAGGGTTATTAAATATCCTACACACCAAGAAAATCCTGCAGCTCAATTCCACTCAATGTGAGAAACATTTGGTTTGATAAACTGCTTCTTTCTTGTTGTCTTTGATTCGTCACCTCTAATTGCCTTTATTTTGGAGCGAGCAGCAGTAGAACGCATATAAACTAAAAAGCCTGCTTCCCTTTAACAGCCTTGATCTTTTCATTGATCTCCTGGGTAATAAACTTCTCTTTTGTAATTAAGAAACCACACTCACGAGCAGAAGCTCTAGAAGGACCAGCTCCTCAAAGTGCTGATGGTGTAGCTTTACCAGAGTCTTCCTTCTTCTGTGTGCGCTCTCCCTCCCCCCAAAATCACCCTGTCTTCATCACTGAAAAGAGACATCGTCAGCATGTTGGGATCGTAATAAATTTCACCTGTGCTTGTTCAGTAACTCCCTGCCCTCCCTCTGTCCCAGTGGCAGGGCAGGATGCAGAGATGGAAATTGTGACCGTGTCTGACCCCTCGGTACTCGTCCCCTCCGACGTGTCAGCTATCGCCTTGGATTTCAAGGTCCTCCACCCGGTGGTGATCACCAGGTTAGGGGTGTTTCCCAGCGGGAGCAGGCCTGAGCTTCAGAGCAACGTGACTGTGAAGCTTCTTCAGCTGGATCAGGAGGTAATGAAGCCTTGACCTATGAGTACAATGTATCCCATATACTGCTTCTCTGTGGAGCCTGGAGGCAGCTGGAGGACTGCAACTGTTTACCACCTCAGTTAAAGATATACACTGAAACTCGTTTTTTGGATTACTTGTGTAAAGATAACAAGCTGTCATGTAGCATTCAGTGTAGCTGAAGGTAAATTAGTtcagaggtaaaggaaaaaaacatgaatattttatgggtaaacattttttgttttttgcaggaGGCAGTGGTTACTGCTCGCTTCAGTGCCATCAGCACAGGGACCCTCGTGAAGGGGATGTGGTACAAACCGGTGGAGCAGTTCATCTTGCCTAAGGTCAGTTTTTCACATAAACTCAGAGCCGTAGTCATGAGTCACAGTCCACCAACCCTCCAAAGATATTAAAGTctctaaaatttaaaatgatttggaTTTTTCATAGTCAGCTGTTTACTTATATTTTGTgaaaatttcatttcagtggaGCCATTCCATCAAAGACAGTTCCTCTGAAAATCATTATAAACTCAACACAACTGTCATTATCGGTGCATAATTATTTCCTGGAAGGACACAGCTACAATAAagtgttactgttttatttaccaacagtaaattaaattctaaatgctgtttcaaagaCACTAAACCCCAGAAATTCCTAGAAATAATACAGACAACATGATGCCAGTCTTCTCAATGGAAGGTACGGTCCTGCATATACTGTTCATCAAGAAAAACACCATGCTACACATGCAGAGGATTACAATGATTGTCTCTTTTATTCAGGGTTTTGAGGGGACGCTGGTTTGGGAGAGTTTGGACTCTGCTGGACTGACCACAGTCAACTCCTCCTCTGTCCAGCTTAATGATGGAGGAGGCGTCCTCAAGATCTCCTCTGTACGTCTTCACATGTGGTGTCAAAAATATGAAGAATATTCTTATATCAAGTTTTAGAGTGTAGTACaagttttaaaaagtcaaaaaatgtttctctttttttttttttttggtattacAGATAGCAGAGGGCATATTGCCTCATAGAAGTGCTCTTGGATTTCCTGGTTTGGCTGGAGGGTTCACATTTACTATTTACGGTTGGTCCAGCAACAGAATTAATTCTGAGCTTTTTATGAAAACAGTTCGATCACAATCGGCCCATGAGCCAACTGTCTGAAAAGGAGTCCCtatgtaaaaatttaaaaaacattgttcaCTCTGGCAGGTTATGAGATTAGCTCCTTTTTTCGCCTCAGGGCTCTTGCATACGTGCCAAAtgggaaataatatttttttcccctttctacCCTGATGTGTTACATTATTGATTTTACCTcctgcatgtgtttgcatttgaGTTTATCTGAAAATGGATCAAAATAGCCATTTTGaggaaaacaaaattaaattcacCATTCAATATATCTTAACACAGAGCTAACGATCCACTCTGTGACAATTTTATCATCTATTGTTTGCCAGCCAGACATTTACTTATTATCCAAAAATTGCAGTTAATAGAATATTTTTGACAGGTATTATTCCATTTTGGATTGAAATTCATTTACCATTTGTcccatttttctgttttttttttcctcattacTCCCGTCATGCAACTCCCTGTGCCCACCTGTGTGTCAGATGGAGACGGTATGTCTAGGTTCCTGCGGGGCCGCCCAGCCAGGATGGAGCACCATGCCTCCAGGCTGAGGCAGGAGGATGCCGCCTTGCAGCGGGAGAGCCTCAGGCATGGCGACATGGTGTTCGTAGATGTGGTAGACACCTACAGGAACGTGCCTTCCAAACTGCTTCAGTTCTATAAATGGTATGCCAAGTGCTAATGACTCGATTCTCTGTCTCCAAATTGCCTGGGCCCTCTGAGGAAATCAGTAACCTGAAATGAAAGTATGCCGTCGTCTCAAAATGTCTCGCTGTTAGAATCACGATTGCAATCACTCAGTCAGGGAAAAAGTACAGTTGTGAGTCATCAGGTTGCAAAATACACAGAGTGGTCTGAAGTTTTGACTTGGCAAGTGTGTTATTTCTTTGCAAGACCTCTTGCCCTTCACTCCCAGTGGTATTTTAAAGTAAATCCGCTCTGGGATATTGCAAAAAATCAGAAGGTGGGCTTTAATTAAGGTTGCAAATTCCCTCCCTGGCAGGTCTGTTGGAAACGCTGACTTTAATCTGCTCCTGAAGACGGATGATGATTGTTACATCGACGTGGACTCAGTATTAATGAAGATTGACCACAAGGGTCTCAGGCGCAGCAATTTCTGGTGGGGAAAGTAAGTACAATTTAGTGTCAGCTCCTGTTGACAGTGTATTACGCACTCCTGTTTGCACTTCTGAGCTCAGCTGAACTTTAGATGAAAGAATCATGAATGCTTTGTGTACTCAAAATCATGAAGGGTCATGCGAAAGGGAGATGTGATGATAATATGTCTGCTGTGCTAACACAGACCATCCTGACCTAGTTTCAGGCAGAGCTGGGCAGTGGATCGCATTGGGAAGTGGCAGGAGCTGGAGTACGCTAGTCCAGCCTACCCGGCGTTTGCCTGCGGCTCAGGCTATGTGGTCTCACGTGACCTGGTCCAGTGGCTCGCCAGTAATGCAGAGAAACTAAAGGCCTACCAGGTGGAGTATTGAGCACCAAGCAACTGTGGGCAAATATTGACAGATAATCACGCATGTAAAGTGAGGAATTGAATGTGTTGTTACAGGGAGAAGATGTGAGCATGGGGATATGGATGGCAGCTGTTGGACCACAGAAATATcaggtgaggaaaaaaaaatgcttgaaagACATTCAGATCTGTCAACTCCAGCACCATGATGGTGATGGTTTGGTTTTATTGATAACATTCTAATACATTTACACAATATAACATAACTAACTTTGATAGAATCATAAGTCCCATCGCTGTCCCTGGTGTTTTTACAGTCCACTAACCATTAATCAAGATGGAGACAGGCAGTCAatgttgaatattaaaaaaaaatttaaaataggAACTAAAAACTTGAGAATATAATCATATGAACAATCAGTTCTTTCCAGGAAGCAGACAAAAACTATCAGAcacaaaagattttaaaaaatcacatcatAAGAGACAACGGTTGGACATAGTTGAAGAtactaaaatcatttaattaaaaagtaaaacacgAGAAACATTAAGgtattacattattaaaaaatataattagaaTTTTACtctttaattaattatttaggGTGTCTGACTCAGTATGCTGTgactttatttgtgtagcacctttttatatactgtaggtaaGGGCAGTTCAAGGTGCTTTACAGGTTTGTTTGcttattgtttgatttttttacatACTTATTTGCTTATGGAGTGAATATGCATCTGGAAACACCATCAGGAATGTTGTGTTAACTGGTTTAATCTTGGCAACTCAGAGGCCCGGTTACAACGTATCAAAGGTGCAGATTAACAGTTTAACCCAAGTAAGAGCTAAACCAGGATTAGTTAATTGCTAAATCACTGTGTGCATAATAACACATCCACTGTCCTGCCCTTTCCCCGTTGCCAGGACCCCGGCTGGCTCTGTGAGAAAGAGTGCTACCTTGACATGCTGTCGTCTCCCCAACACACAGCCGAGGAGCTGCACGTCCTCTGGGACAGGAAGAGGGCCTGTGGAGACCCCTGTGGATGTCCCTGGGGCCACTAAATCTGTTCACACCACACTCACCACGTGGCTCCGTGGGTAAAATGCACTCAACACTGGTTGTCAATTCAGTTTCTGTGGTCTCCTTAAAATCCCAAACTGAGATGTTTGAGAGTTTTATCAGTTGTTATTATATGATATAAACACAGATTTTTGAAATGTGGGACTTTCTGTTGGAAAAACTTTGAGATTCCGTCGCAggtataatataataatatttacaaaatatcaACAGAAATCATTTAAAGCTTCagaatttgtttaaaaaactcACATGTAGCTGTAGCATAATGTTAGTCTTTGTATCATGAGCTCAGTGATTcaattttaaagtaaaaatatcatAAGTAAAACAGATACGcataagatttgttgacatgAGTGGAAAATGACTCCAGATCAAAGTTGAGATGTTTTAAGTTATGTGATAACTGACAGTGATGAGAGTAAGAAAACCATGCAATACCAGCATGTGATGGTCATCATGTACAGAAACACTGAGTACTTTTAATTATTGGTGCTCTGATACTTGACAGACTTAAACCTTCTGgtttaaaaagggaaatttgATGCTGTTTTGAAGATGTTTGCTTTACATTGctattttttgtaaattataaTCTTAAGCTTTTCATCCTCCTCACTATTTGTAGATTTATGACGAGctttctcacaaacacacagtttgtaCTGTAACTGTCATTGTGCGAATAGTGTTGTGGCCTTACCGTATCTGTTAGGCGTCATATGTATGTTAACacttgtgataaaaaaaaaacacagattttaatTGGACAAATCCATGTATTTGCAACACTAATTTTTGGAACCTGAATAAGCAGTCAGAGTGACTGTGAAATAGACTCATTAGTTTAACACTGGTTTTATGAAACCCTCCTCACAGGTAATAAAGAACACTAAAGAGCGATTAATGGTTTCCTTGTTTATTTTGGGGATGATGCACACAGGTGCTGCTGATTCTCTGTTGGATCCTTGTCAAGTCTTCAAGCAGTTAGTGCTGCACTGTCGGCACCGCGCTACCAGAGAAACACAGTCAGCAAACAGACATTGCTCATGCTGTTACAGAAGTCCGCTTTTTCCATACTTAAAAGGAATATGAAATCACTTTGATCTCTATTGGTGATTGCTTTCCTGAGACAGTGAGATGGACAACGCTGGAATGTTGAACAGGGAAACGTGGAGTGTTTTAGCACCAAATTGATCAGTGGCTTCATGTTAATCAATAGGATTGAACACCTCCAGCcctttaaaatgttgacatgAAGCAAATATAATAGGGTTTGAGCTTTTCCTTAGCATATGCTtttagctgctgcagtgatgtgtttgtttaatgaaGTATAGCCATGTGATTGATGCTGAGTCATTAGAATTAGATTGCTTTGCTGTATATTTTTAGTAAATAATGAAAGAATATGCAGAATATTTTACTAATGGAGGATAATACAAGtcgtttgttttatttaagctGTC
This genomic stretch from Thunnus albacares chromosome 14, fThuAlb1.1, whole genome shotgun sequence harbors:
- the b3galnt2 gene encoding UDP-GalNAc:beta-1,3-N-acetylgalactosaminyltransferase 2 produces the protein MRRLALILLPCAVAVLVHLWLAQRPSSTPLDNNTHSDEALPFYEVLVGVLSARHHYELRQAIRETWLGYLQDHPHFQHRVGVKFIVGKHGCPIPEEDREDPYSCSLLNVTEPVAGQDAEMEIVTVSDPSVLVPSDVSAIALDFKVLHPVVITRLGVFPSGSRPELQSNVTVKLLQLDQEEAVVTARFSAISTGTLVKGMWYKPVEQFILPKGFEGTLVWESLDSAGLTTVNSSSVQLNDGGGVLKISSIAEGILPHRSALGFPGLAGGFTFTIYDGDGMSRFLRGRPARMEHHASRLRQEDAALQRESLRHGDMVFVDVVDTYRNVPSKLLQFYKWSVGNADFNLLLKTDDDCYIDVDSVLMKIDHKGLRRSNFWWGNFRQSWAVDRIGKWQELEYASPAYPAFACGSGYVVSRDLVQWLASNAEKLKAYQGEDVSMGIWMAAVGPQKYQDPGWLCEKECYLDMLSSPQHTAEELHVLWDRKRACGDPCGCPWGH